The Coffea arabica cultivar ET-39 chromosome 8e, Coffea Arabica ET-39 HiFi, whole genome shotgun sequence genome window below encodes:
- the LOC113703785 gene encoding disease resistance protein RPM1-like, protein MAETILSLALNQLSTTLLEEGNLLGGLKQEVEHIIDELEHMRAFLKVAEAKEDDDHAIQAWMKQVREVTYDIEDVLDEFAVLTAHHHASRFSRCFNSIKNLQARHKIAGEIQRIKSRLGNISELRQRYRLDHGTHQHFLGSATIANTWWDDAILVGKERLVGIQKPKQELISQLLDGDSNLKVISVLGMQGLGKTTLVKKVHEDGDVQKQFQITAWITVSQTRTRSIKELLQDLIRQIVDQIKRPINYAVESITELKSSVTKLLLGKRYGIVFEDVCDMGIWNSIKSALPDSGNGSRVMITTQLPHVAQASSPESQGYVYEMKPLSFEDSWTLFCDKTFQQSYCPMHLKAIVHDILSKCRGLPLAIAAIGGVLASKDKDKDKADQWEIVRDSLAGEEEKTGEQDMVKKILLLSYKDLPSHLKTCLLYISIFPEDYEIQCHRLIQLWIAERFVQDRGGMTAEEVAFDYLKELIRRSLVRVTEVSWDGSPDHCRIHDLMREFILRKSQEQNMITLASLQHTRGPSEKVHRLVINNSLTQRSNYLKHLRSLITLTNTEPTLLSELLLSKLLKLLDLRDVQLEEIPNEVFKLFHLRFLCLRGTRVKKVPKSIKKLKNLEHLHLGQTNVRELPIQVLKLKKLRHLRVFQVVDSSDANYECYGFKAPSKIGELLSLHTLLFIDAQNDEKTVVEEIGKLIQLRELGITKLRRQDGEELCSSLQKLINLRELNVTAITKDEVIDIDHALPSSSLQFLRGLILRARLEKLPRWINSLQSLMKIDLIWSRLRGDDPLESLQRLPSLVEVRLSQAYEGEELNFRAGAFLKLETLYLGDMQGLKWIIVGNGAMPHLQRLYMSELPQLEELPWGIQHLRKLQSLHLDDVSSKLTEKLKNPDDETGVRGNIAHIREVVIGFRADGEWNELRL, encoded by the coding sequence ATGGCGGAGACAATTTTATCCCTGGCGTTAAATCAGCTCTCAACCACTCTCCTTGAAGAAGGAAATCTATTGGGAGGTCTTAAACAAGAAGTCGAGCATATCATCGATGAGTTGGAGCACATGAGAGCTTTCCTAAAAGTTGCAGAAGCTAAAGAAGATGATGATCATGCGATTCAAGCATGGATGAAACAAGTGAGGGAAGTTACTTATGACATTGAAGATGTTCTAGACGAGTTTGCGGTTCTCACGGCTCACCATCATGCAAGTCGATTCTCTCGCTGTTTCAACAGCATAAAAAACTTGCAAGCTCGTCACAAGATTGCCGGCGAAATTCAGAGAATAAAGTCCAGACTCGGAAATATTTCTGAACTGCGCCAGAGATACCGACTTGACCATGGTACCCACCAGCACTTTCTGGGATCTGCCACTATTGCCAACACCTGGTGGGATGATGCAATTCTTGTGGGAAAGGAAAGGCTGGTAGGCATCCAAAAGCCCAAACAGGAACTCATTTCTCAGCTCCTTGATGGTGATTCCAATCTCAAGGTTATTTCAGTGCTTGGCATGCAAGGGCTAGGGAAAACAACCCTAGTTAAAAAAGTCCATGAAGATGGCGATGTACAAAAACAGTTCCAAATCACTGCTTGGATTACTGTCTCCCAAACACGTACACGTAGCATTAAGGAGCTCCTTCAAGATTTGATTCGACAAATTGTCGACCAAATCAAGAGGCCAATTAATTATGCAGTTGAATCCATAACCGAGCTGAAATCTTCTGTCACAAAATTGCTCCTGGGGAAAAGGTATGGAATTGTCTTTGAAGATGTATGTGACATGGGTATCTGGAATTCAATCAAATCTGCACTTCCTGATAGTGGTAACGGTAGTCGTGTAATGATCACGACACAACTACCTCATGTAGCCCAAGCCTCTTCCCCAGAATCTCAAGGATATGTCTACGAAATGAAGCCTTTGTCTTTTGAAGACTCTTGGACTCTATTCTGTGACAAGACATTTCAACAAAGCTACTGCCCTATGCATCTGAAGGCTATTGTACATGACATATTGAGTAAATGTCGGGGCTTGCCCCTTGCCATTGCTGCAATTGGTGGGGTATTGGCTTCAAAAGACAAAGATAAAGACAAAGCAGACCAATGGGAGATTGTTCGAGATAGTCTGGCAGGTGAAGAAGAAAAGACAGGTGAGCAGGATATGGTTAAAAAGATACTTCTTCTTAGCTACAAGGATTTACCTTCCCATCTTAAGACCTGTCTACTGTATATAAGTATTTTCCCCGAGGATTATGAAATACAATGCCATCGGCTCATTCAATTATGGATTGCTGAAAGATTTGTACAAGACAGAGGAGGAATGACAGCTGAGGAAGTAGCCTTTGATTATCTCAAAGAACTAATAAGGAGGAGCTTAGTCCGAGTAACTGAGGTATCCTGGGATGGATCACCCGACCATTGTCGTATCCATGACCTAATGCGAGAATTCATTCTTCGCAAGTCTCAGGAACAGAACATGATCACCCTAGCCAGTTTACAACACACAAGGGGCCCGAGTGAGAAGGTACATCGTCTGGTAATCAATAATTCCCTCACCCAAAGAAGCAATTATTTGAAGCATCTCCGATCCTTGATTACACTAACAAACACAGAGCCAACCTTGTTATCTGAGCTTTTATTGAGTAAGCTACTAAAGCTACTTGATCTCAGAGATGTGCAATTAGAGGAGATCCCAAATGAGGTTTTCAAGTTATTTCATCTCAGGTTTTTGTGCCTAAGAGGGACGAGAGTTAAAAAAGTCCCTAAATCCATCAAAAAGCTTAAAAATCTAGAACATTTGCATTTGGGTCAGACTAATGTGAGGGAATTACCTATACAAGTGCTGAAGCTAAAGAAACTTCGACATCTCAGGGTATTCCAAGTAGTTGATTCTTCAGATGCCAATTACGAGTGTTATGGTTTTAAAGCTCCGTCTAAAATTGGAGAACTGCTTTCCTTGCACACATTACTATTCATAGATGCACAGAATGATGAAAAAACAGTAGTAGAAGAAATAGGAAAGCTCATCCAATTAAGAGAGTTGGGGATTACCAAGCTTAGGAGACAAGATGGAGAAGAGCTCTGTTCCTCCCTTCAGAAGCTGATCAATCTTCGCGAATTGAATGTAACAGCAATTACCAAAGATGAAGTGATTGACATCGATCACGCTCtaccttcttcttctcttcagTTCCTTCGTGGGCTAATCTTGAGGGCCCGATTAGAAAAGCTCCCACGTTGGATAAATAGTCTTCAAAGCTTGATGAAGATAGATTTGATCTGGAGTAGGTTGAGGGGAGATGATCCATTGGAATCCCTTCAACGTTTGCCCAGTTTGGTTGAAGTTCGTCTGAGTCAAGCTTATGAAGGAGAAGAATTGAATTTCAGAGCTGGAGCGTTTCTGAAGCTGGAGACTTTATACCTTGGGGACATGCAGGGATTGAAATGGATAATAGTGGGAAATGGTGCCATGCCTCATCTCCAGCGGTTGTATATGTCAGAGCTTCCACAATTAGAGGAGTTGCCTTGGGGTATTCAACACTTGAGAAAGCTTCAGTCTCTTCATTTGGATGATGTGAGCTCTAAATTGACAGAGAAGCTGAAGAATCCAGATGATGAAACTGGAGTTCGCGGGAATATAGCACACATACGGGAAGTTGTCATTGGTTTCCGGGCAGATGGGGAATGGAATGAGCTCCGCCTGTAG
- the LOC140012990 gene encoding disease resistance protein RPM1-like, which translates to MAETVLSFVLDQLSTFLREEGRLLGGLRQEVQFIRDELGHMRAFLREAEAKEEDAQPRLQEWIKQVRDAAYDTEDILDEFVARFARHRTTGFYGSVQRIFSSIKNLRARHRVASEIQSLKSRIKSISEGHQRYQSEYGISAQGSSSLSAVNNTTWRYSRDDALLVEEAKLVGVDHPKKHLISQLLKRDDYQLKVVSVVGMGGLGKTTLVKKVHEDPEVRRHFPVRAWVTVSQTCDFQDLLKDLIQQLHKEGKKPVPQSIESMTTTELKKIVKDFLQQAGRYAIVFDDVWDVEFWNTIKFALPESSHGNRIMLTTRKADVASASCTESLGYIYRMEPLSLEDSWTLFCNKIFKGNSCPGHLMDVAKIILDKCEGLPLAILAISGLLALKDVNRIEEWEMVRRSLGVELEGTGKLDRVKRILSLSYSDLPWHLKICLLYTSIYPEDYKIGCLRLVNLWIAERFVEWREGMSIEDIAWGYFSELVNRSLIQVTGVFYEGMPGYCRIHDLLREIIISKSREQNMVTITTGQPTRWPSEKVRRLIVHTSCSNNTQHHQQTQNCCFDHLRSFVTVGSTNPLLSRMLLSKVLESSKLLKVLDLTGQETPEEVPNEIFNLFHLKHLDLCGTRVERVPKAIGKLQHLEYLNLGNTGVRELPMEILKLQKLRVLKVHQRVDASHDDYGHHGFKAPSNMGGLLALEILNCIDVSSGSAIVKEIGKLTQLRELGITKLRREDGKELCSSLANLTSLQVLRVASIAKGDDHEIIDLNHHPPPLSSSSSSFPQSLRMLILCGRLEKMPQWVAHLHNLVRIDLDWSRLRGEEDPLESLQHFPNLGEINFCGSYQGEGLCFKAGGFLKLKQLHLKRMEGLRWMRVEEGALPHLQKLFLQQLPSLEELPMGIQHLIQLQRLNLYEMSSQLREKLLENQKEDSEDYRRIAHIPEILIGYYTDDRKWRHRWLWAKKKKI; encoded by the coding sequence ATGGCAGAAACAGTTCTCTCTTTTGTGCTGGATCAACTCTCAACTTTTCTGCGCGAGGAGGGACGACTGTTGGGTGGGCTTCGGCAAGAGGTCCAATTCATCAGGGATGAGTTGGGGCACATGAGAGCTTTCCTGAGAGAGGcagaagcaaaagaagaagatgCTCAACCCAGGCTCCAAGAATGGATCAAGCAAGTGCGAGATGCTGCTTATGACACTGAAGACATTCTTGATGAATTTGTAGCTCGCTTTGCTCGGCATCGCACAACAGGATTCTACGGCTCTGTTCAGAGAATTTTCAGCTCCATCAAGAATTTGAGAGCTCGTCATCGAGTTGCTAGCGAAATACAAAGCCTCAAGTCCAGAATCAAAAGTATTTCTGAAGGTCATCAAAGATACCAATCCGAATATGGTATCTCTGCCCAAGGGTCCAGCTCACTTTCTGCTGTGAACAACACAACATGGCGCTATAGCAGAGATGACGCACTGCTTGTGGAAGAAGCTAAATTAGTTGGCGTTGACCATCCAAAGAAACATCTAATTTCTCAGCTCCTCAAAAGGGATGATTACCAACTAAAAGTTGTTTCAGTGGTTGGTATGGGAGGACTTGGCAAAACTACCCTAGTGAAAAAAGTCCACGAGGATCCTGAAGTTAGAAGGCATTTCCCAGTTCGTGCTTGGGTAACTGTCTCTCAAACATGCGACTTTCAGGATCTCCTGAAAGACTTGATTCAGCAGTTACACAAGGAAGGGAAGAAACCAGTCCCACAATCGATAGAGTCTATGACTACCACTGAGCTGAAAAAAattgtcaaagattttcttcaaCAAGCTGGAAGGTATGCAATTGTTTTTGATGATGTATGGGATGTGGAATTTTGGAATACAATCAAATTCGCACTGCCTGAGAGTAGCCACGGCAACCGTATCATGTTAACAACTCGAAAAGCTGATGTAGCCTCTGCCTCTTGTACAGAATCTCTAGGTTATATCTACAGAATGGAGCCACTGTCCTTGGAAGATTCGTGGACCCTGTTTTGCAACAAGATCTTTAAGGGAAATAGTTGCCCTGGCCATTTGATGGATGTTGCCAAAATTATATTGGACAAATGTGAGGGCTTGCCCCTTGCAATCCTTGCAATCAGTGGGCTTTTGGCTTTGAAAGATGTAAACAGAATAGAGGAATGGGAGATGGTTAGACGCAGTCTTGGGGTTGAATTAGAAGGCACTGGTAAGCTAGACAGAGTTAAAAGGATACTTTCTCTCAGTTATAGCGACCTGCCTTGGCATCTCAAGATATGTCTGTTGTACACAAGCATTTATCCTGAGGATTACAAAATAGGGTGCCTAAGACTTGTTAACTTATGGATTGCTGAAAGGTTTGTAGAATGGAGAGAAGGAATGAGTATTGAAGATATAGCTTGGGGTTATTTTAGTGAACTCGTCAATAGAAGCTTAATTCAAGTGACTGGTGTGTTTTACGAAGGAATGCCCGGATATTGTCGAATCCATGACCTATTGCGAGAAATTATCATTTCCAAGTCAAGAGAACAAAACATGGTCACAATTACTACTGGACAACCAACAAGGTGGCCATCCGAGAAGGTACGCCGTCTAATAGTCCATACTAGTTGCAGTAACAACACCCAGCACCACCAACAAACACAAAATTGTTGCTTTGACCACCTTCGGTCATTTGTTACAGTTGGATCCACGAACCCATTACTGTCTAGAATGTTGTTATCTAAAGTTTTAGAGAGTAGTAAGTTATTAAAGGTTTTGGATTTAACTGGTCAAGAGACACCGGAGGAAGTTCCAAATGAGATTTTCAACTTGTTTCATCTCAAGCATCTGGACCTATGTGGTACAAGAGTGGAGAGAGTCCCAAAAGCCATTGGGAAGCTTCAACATTTGGAGTATCTGAATTTGGGAAACACTGGAGTTAGGGAATTACCTATGGAAATCCTAAAGCTGCAAAAACTTCGGGTTCTCAAAGTACATCAACGAGTTGATGCTTCACATGATGATTATGGACATCACGGATTTAAAGCTCCATCGAATATGGGAGGGCTTCTTGCCCTAGAAATATTAAACTGCATAGATGTAAGTAGTGGATCTGCAATAGTTAAGGAGATAGGAAAGTTGACCCAATTAAGAGAATTAGGTATTACAAAGTTAAGAAGAGAGGATGGAAAGGAGCTCTGCTCCTCCCTTGCCAACCTCACCAGTCTTCAGGTATTAAGAGTTGCTTCAATTGCAAAAGGTGATGATCATGAGATAATCGATCTAAATCATCATCCTCCTCCTCTTTCTTCATCATCTAGTTCGTTTCCTCAATCTCTTCGTATGCTGATTTTGTGTGGCCGCTTAGAAAAGATGCCACAATGGGTAGCTCATCTTCACAACTTGGTAAGAATAGATTTGGATTGGAGCAGGTTAAGGGGTGAGGAGGATCCACTTGAATCCCTCCAACATTTCCCCAATTTGGGTGAAATTAACTTCTGTGGATCTTACCAGGGAGAAGGGTTGTGCTTCAAGGCTGGAGGATTCCTAAAGCTGAAGCAGTTGCACTTAAAGAGAATGGAAGGGTTGagatggatgagagtggaggagGGTGCATTGCCTCATCTCCAAAAACTATTCCTGCAACAACTTCCATCACTAGAGGAGTTGCCTATGGGTATTCAGCATTTGATCCAGCTTCAACGGCTGAATTTGTATGAGATGAGTTCTCAATTGAGAGAGAAGCTGTTAGAGAATCAGAAGGAAGACAGTGAAGATTACAGAAGAATCGCACACATTCCTGAAATTCTCATTGGTTACTATACAGATGATAGGAAATGGAGACACCGCTGGCTGTGggcgaagaagaagaaaatataa
- the LOC113703476 gene encoding disease resistance protein RPM1-like — protein MAETVLSFVLRQLSTFLREEGRLLGGLQQEVQFIMDELEQMRAFLREAEAKEEDAQPTLQQWIKQVRDAAYDTEDILDEFVARFARHPATGFYGSVRRIFSSIKNLRARHRVASEIQGIKSRIKSISEAHQRYQSEYGISAQASNSLSAVNNTTWRYSRDDALLVEEAKLVGIDQPKKHLISQLLQGDDYQLKVVSVVGMGGLGKTTLVKKVHEDPEVRRHFPVRAWVTVSQTCDFQYLLKDLILQLHKDGKKPVPQLIDSMTTTELKEIIKYFLQQAERYAIVFDDVWDVEFWNTIKFALPESSHGNRVMLTTRKADVASASCTESLGYIYRMEPLSFEDSWILFCNKIFKGNSCPGHLMDVAKVILGKCEGLPLAILAISGLLALKDVNRTEEWEMVRRSLGGELEGTGKLDRVKRILFLSYNDLPWHLKACLLYTSIYPEDHKIDCYRLVNLWIAERFVEGREGMSIEDVAWNYLSELVNRSLIQVSKVFYEGIPQRCRIHDLLREVILLKSREQNMVTATTGQPMTWPSEKVRRLAVHSSSSSNNTQHHHQRRIYCFDHLRSFVTVGSTDPLLSKTLLSEISRSSKLLKVLDLDGQETQEEIPNEIFKMFHLKHLDLCDTRVERVPKAIGKLQHLEFLDLGNTRVRELPVEILKLQKLRVLRVYQQVDSSDDDYGYHGFKAPSNMGGLLALEVLDSIDASSGSTIIKEIGKLTQLRELGITKLRREDGKELCSSLANLTSLRELSVDSIGKDDDHEIIDLNHPSLSSSSSFLQSLRLLIMYGPLEKMPQWVAHLHGLVRIDMNWSRLRVEEDPLESLQHLPNLGRINFCGSYQGEGLCFKAGGFLNLKWMHLKRMEGLRWMRVEEGALPRLHELILEQLPLLDELPLGIQHLSHLQELSLYEMSSEMIEKVENQKEESEDYTRIARIPEIVIGCYTDDGEWTVRQLWEKKKT, from the coding sequence ATGGCAGAAACAGTTCTCTCTTTTGTGCTGCGACAACTCTCAACTTTTCTGCGCGAGGAGGGACGACTATTGGGGGGGCTTCAGCAAGAGGTTCAATTCATCATGGATGAGTTGGAGCAAATGAGAGCTTTCCTGCGAGAGGcagaagcaaaagaagaagatgCTCAACCCACTCTCCAACAATGGATCAAGCAAGTGCGAGATGCTGCTTATGACACTGAAGACATTCTTGATGAATTTGTAGCTCGCTTTGCTCGGCATCCCGCAACAGGATTCTACGGCTCTGTTCGGAGAATTTTCAGCTCCATCAAGAATTTGAGAGCTCGTCATCGAGTTGCTAGCGAAATACAAGGCATCAAGTCCAGAATAAAAAGTATTTCCGAAGCTCATCAAAGATACCAATCTGAATATGGTATCTCTGCCCAAGCGTCCAACTCACTTTCTGCTGTGAACAACACAACATGGCGCTATAGCAGAGATGATGCGCTGCTTGTGGAAGAAGCTAAATTAGTTGGCATTGACCAGCCCAAGAAACATCTAATTTCTCAGCTCCTCCAAGGGGATGATTACCAACTAAAAGTTGTTTCAGTGGTTGGTATGGGAGGACTTGGCAAAACTACCCTAGTGAAAAAAGTCCATGAGGATCCTGAAGTCAGAAGGCATTTCCCAGTCCGTGCTTGGGTAACTGTCTCTCAAACATGTGACTTTCAGTACCTCCTGAAAGACTTGATTCTGCAGTTACACAAGGACGGGAAGAAACCAGTCCCACAATTGATCGACTCCATGACTACCACCGAGCTGaaagaaattatcaaatattttCTTCAACAAGCTGAAAGGTATGCGATTGTTTTTGATGATGTATGGGACGTGGAATTTTGGAATACCATCAAGTTTGCGCTGCCCGAGAGTAGCCACGGCAACCGTGTCATGCTAACAACTCGGAAAGCTGATGTAGCCTCTGCCTCTTGTACAGAATCTCTAGGTTATATCTACAGAATGGAGCCACTGTCCTTTGAAGATTCGTGGATCCTGTTTTGTAACAAGATCTTTAAGGGAAATAGTTGCCCTGGCCATTTGATGGATGTTGCCAAAGTTATACTGGGTAAATGTGAGGGCTTGCCCCTTGCGATTCTTGCAATCAGTGGGCTTTTGGCTTTGAAAGATGTAAACAGAACAGAGGAATGGGAGATGGTTCGACGCAGTCTTGGGGGTGAATTAGAAGGCACTGGTAAGTTAGACAGAGTTAAAAGGATACTTTTTCTTAGTTATAATGATTTGCCTTGGCATCTAAAGGCATGTCTGTTGTACACAAGCATCTACCCAGAGGATCACAAAATAGACTGCTATAGACTAGTTAATTTGTGGATTGCTGAAAGGTTTGTAGAAGGGAGAGAAGGAATGAGTATTGAAGATGTAGCCTGGAATTATCTCAGTGAACTCGTCAATAGAAGTCTAATTCAAGTGTCTAAGGTGTTTTATGAAGGAATACCCCAAAGATGTCGAATCCATGACCTATTGAGAGAAGTTATTCTTCTCAAGTCAAGGGAACAAAACATGGTCACAGCCACTACTGGACAACCAATGACGTGGCCGTCCGAGAAGGTACGCCGTCTAGCAGTCCATAGTAGTAGTAGCAGTAACAACACCCAGCACCACCACCAAAGACGAATTTATTGCTTTGACCACCTTCGGTCGTTCGTTACAGTTGGATCCACCGACCCGCTACTATCCAAAACGTTGTTATCtgaaatttcaaggagtagtAAGCTGTTAaaggttttggatttggatggtcAAGAGACACAAGAGGAAATACCAAATGAGATTTTCAAGATGTTTCATCTCAAGCATCTGGACCTATGCGATACAAGAGTGGAGAGAGTCCCGAAAGCCATTGGAAAGCTTCAACATTTGGAGTTTCTGGATTTGGGTAACACCAGAGTTAGGGAACTACCTGTGGAAATCCTGAAGCTGCAAAAACTTCGGGTTCTCAGAGTATATCAACAAGTTGATTCTTCCGATGATGATTATGGATATCATGGATTTAAAGCTCCCTCAAATATGGGAGGGCTTCTTGCCTTAGAAGTATTAGACAGCATAGATGCAAGTAGTGGATCCACAATAATCAAGGAGATAGGAAAGTTGACCCAATTAAGAGAATTAGGTATTACAAAGTTAAGAAGAGAAGATGGAAAAGAGCTCTGCTCCTCCCTTGCCAATCTCACCAGTCTTCGGGAATTAAGCGTTGATTCAATTGGTAAAGATGATGATCATGAGATAATCGATCTAAATCacccttctctttcttcttcttcttcgtttCTTCAATCTCTTCGTCTGCTGATTATGTACGGCCCCTTAGAAAAGATGCCACAATGGGTAGCTCATCTTCACGGCTTGGTAAGAATAGATATGAATTGGAGTAGGTTAAGGGTCGAGGAGGATCCGCTTGAATCCCTCCAACATTTGCCCAATTTGGGTAGAATTAATTTCTGCGGATCTTACCAGGGAGAAGGGTTGTGTTTCAAGGCTGGAGGGTTCCTAAATCTGAAGTGGATGCACTTAAAGAGAATGGAAGGGTTGagatggatgagagtggaggagGGTGCATTACCACGTCTCCATGAACTCATTCTGGAACAACTTCCATTACTAGATGAGTTACCTTTGGGTATTCAGCACTTGAGCCATCTTCAAGAGCTGTCTTTGTATGAGATGAGTtctgaaatgatagaaaaggtAGAGAATCAGAAGGAAGAAAGTGAAGATTACACAAGAATTGCACGCATTCCTGAAATTGTCATTGGTTGCTATACAGATGATGGAGAATGGACAGTGCGCCAGCTATGGGAGAAGAAGAAAACATAA